In Monodelphis domestica isolate mMonDom1 chromosome 4, mMonDom1.pri, whole genome shotgun sequence, one DNA window encodes the following:
- the LOC100030027 gene encoding RING-box protein 2-like: MATMEDREEPGDKMFSLKKWNAVAMWSWDVEYKMCAICQVQVMDACLRCQAENKQDYVVVWGECIHSFHNCCMTLLVKQNNHCPLCQQDWVVQRIGK; the protein is encoded by the coding sequence ATGGCTACCATGGAGGACAGAGAGGAGCCTGGAGACAAGATGTTCTCCCTTAAGAAGTGGAACGCAGTGGCCATGTGGAGCTGGGACGTGGAGTACAAAATGTGCGCCATCTGCCAGGTCCAGGTGATGGATGCCTGTCTTAGATGTCAAGCTGAAAACAAACAAGATTATGTTGTTGTCTGGGGAGAGTGCATCCATTCCTTCCATAATTGCTGCATGACCCTGTTGGTGAAACAGAACAATCACTGCCCATTGTGCCAACAGGACTGGGTTGTCCAGAGAATAGGCAAATGA